From Xylanibacter oryzae DSM 17970, a single genomic window includes:
- a CDS encoding hybrid sensor histidine kinase/response regulator transcription factor produces the protein MTIVLRRKFVLIILLLVCSIAWSADGRIDRHMFMLSNLNTDNGLSSSRIYSVLEASDGAMWFSSKSGIDRFNGHDVKNYYLSTENKLSDASGRTIRMVKDFNNNIFAYDNKGKIFVYDYKQDDFRLKYNLNNVIPGSVILNDVYIGKDGTLWVALNRGLFRLSARGTGNWIIKGVYANHVNSIGDRLIIGTTNGVYVHNFIRHSTTMLIKSLSVQTSFLDKKTHYLWLGTFHEGVKVFDTRSLHLVPMPGLAKVPQTPVRSIELMNSTTMLLGIDGAGIYAASRDGADSWLLFDSDDNTGSALHGNGIYDICKDRFGNIWICSYSGGIDMAIPVGKVMEIIQHEYLNQQSLLNNSVNDVLQLPDGNVWYATDRGVSVYNKSTHKWMHTLYNKVALTLCRGADGKVLVGTYGNGVYSVSESGNAKQIYSTVNGVLKTDYVYSLLTDREGDLWIGCLDGPLVHIGKRGTEYYPIQVVQCMTEMPDRRIAIGTANGFYTVDKRTKKMHLYFTSKEFPHKDINYYIQSMLFTGNSEVWLATDGGGIYIYNMRTHSVKNINTKEGLPSNTVYSLCFDRLGRVLVSTDLGLALVFPKNKEVVNINFLKGLEREYKRMSIASLMDGRVIFGSSSGAVIIDPGQIDRLSYRALLNFTRVKLLGQNNNNSAESRMHMYKMLKEGEIRVAYDQNALEFDFESINFKYQHDIVYKYILEGFDKEWSLPTSEQSIHYTNLPPGDYILHVKSFSRNDGRILGQKSLKVVVAQPWWNTWYSWAFYICILGTIVYFGWNLYHDRLQRKYFDEKINFFVNTAHDIRTPLSLVLAPLGDIAEDKNLSEESRNFLEIARNNGKKLLNMITQLLDFQKSDRSETPIYVNKIDLKVLLEAQMDKFRLIANQKHIDFSLAICSESLFVWLDVSMADKIFENLLSNAFKYTHEGDKIKLEAWEDDNYIHIKVSDTGIGIPKYAQKHIFQNFYRADNAINSKETGSGLGLMLTKRLVNKLKGKLSFESEEGNGTSFFLTFHKGYNHFSKSVSAVESPIDTNNIVVAPETIDDGHNIKPSADKDTVLFVDDNDELRRYIRISFSGYYNIVDVPSAEDALLYLKDGLCDIVISDIMMPGMNGDELCKTIKENEDMSWLPVILLTAKSGRNFMIDGLGLGADDYITKPFDTVILRSKIDSMLQNRRRLGKYYLKHSVELARTADGEVTDMSDDNDISESQQINECDREFVDKATRIVLENISDTAFNIDKLCCEMAMSRTLFYGKLKALTSQPPQDFIRLIRLEHAAALIKQGETILDVSVMTGFINSKYFSTVFKKHFGVSPSKYK, from the coding sequence ATGACAATAGTGCTAAGACGTAAATTTGTATTGATTATATTACTTCTAGTATGTTCAATCGCATGGAGTGCGGATGGGCGGATAGACAGACATATGTTTATGCTTTCCAATCTGAATACAGATAATGGATTGAGTAGCTCTCGAATATATTCTGTGCTTGAAGCGTCTGACGGAGCAATGTGGTTCAGTTCGAAAAGCGGAATAGATCGTTTTAATGGTCATGACGTGAAGAACTATTATCTCTCAACTGAAAATAAATTAAGTGATGCCAGCGGAAGAACTATACGTATGGTAAAAGACTTTAATAATAATATATTTGCCTATGATAACAAGGGCAAAATATTTGTATATGATTATAAACAGGATGATTTCAGACTCAAGTATAATCTAAACAATGTAATTCCAGGTAGCGTAATCCTTAATGATGTCTATATTGGAAAGGATGGGACATTATGGGTAGCTCTCAATAGAGGGCTATTTAGACTGTCTGCCCGTGGAACTGGTAACTGGATAATTAAAGGTGTATACGCTAACCATGTAAATTCTATTGGCGACAGATTGATTATAGGTACAACGAATGGGGTATATGTGCACAACTTTATACGCCATTCTACAACGATGCTTATAAAGTCATTGTCGGTACAGACATCTTTTTTGGATAAGAAAACACACTACCTGTGGCTAGGTACATTTCATGAAGGGGTGAAAGTATTTGATACACGTTCATTACATTTAGTACCTATGCCAGGACTTGCCAAGGTACCGCAGACACCTGTACGTTCTATAGAACTAATGAACTCTACAACCATGCTTCTAGGTATAGACGGTGCGGGGATATATGCCGCATCGCGAGATGGGGCAGACTCATGGTTACTGTTCGACTCTGATGACAATACCGGTAGCGCACTGCATGGCAATGGCATATATGATATATGCAAGGATAGATTTGGCAATATTTGGATTTGTTCATACTCAGGAGGTATTGATATGGCAATCCCGGTTGGGAAGGTAATGGAAATAATTCAACACGAATATCTTAACCAACAATCATTATTAAACAATAGTGTAAATGATGTATTGCAACTCCCAGACGGCAATGTTTGGTATGCTACCGACCGTGGTGTGAGTGTGTATAATAAATCTACTCATAAATGGATGCATACACTTTATAATAAAGTAGCACTGACATTATGTAGAGGTGCTGATGGTAAAGTCTTGGTAGGCACTTATGGCAATGGGGTGTATTCGGTGTCGGAAAGTGGAAATGCAAAACAAATTTATTCGACAGTGAACGGTGTACTGAAGACCGACTATGTCTATAGTTTGCTGACCGACCGTGAAGGCGACTTATGGATAGGCTGTCTGGACGGTCCGCTTGTGCACATTGGCAAACGTGGAACAGAATATTATCCTATTCAGGTAGTGCAGTGTATGACAGAAATGCCTGACAGAAGGATTGCTATTGGTACTGCAAATGGTTTTTATACAGTAGACAAGAGGACTAAAAAGATGCATTTGTACTTTACATCGAAAGAGTTTCCTCACAAAGATATCAACTATTATATACAGTCGATGCTTTTTACCGGTAATAGTGAGGTATGGCTGGCTACTGATGGTGGAGGTATATACATATATAATATGCGTACGCACAGTGTGAAGAATATCAATACCAAAGAGGGGCTCCCGTCTAATACTGTATATTCATTATGTTTTGACAGGTTGGGTAGGGTGCTTGTAAGTACCGATCTTGGATTGGCCCTTGTATTCCCAAAAAATAAAGAAGTGGTCAATATCAATTTTCTAAAGGGACTAGAGCGTGAATATAAAAGAATGTCGATAGCTTCGCTTATGGATGGCAGGGTAATTTTTGGCAGTAGCAGCGGTGCCGTTATTATTGACCCCGGACAAATAGACCGTTTAAGTTACCGTGCCCTGCTCAATTTTACAAGGGTAAAATTGCTCGGTCAGAATAATAATAATTCTGCAGAATCTAGAATGCATATGTATAAGATGCTGAAAGAAGGAGAGATAAGAGTAGCATACGATCAGAACGCCTTGGAATTTGACTTTGAAAGTATAAACTTCAAGTATCAACATGATATAGTCTATAAATATATACTAGAAGGCTTTGACAAAGAATGGAGTCTACCTACTTCGGAGCAGAGCATACACTATACCAATCTGCCTCCTGGAGATTATATTCTACACGTTAAGAGCTTCAGTAGAAATGATGGCCGTATACTTGGTCAGAAAAGCTTGAAAGTGGTAGTAGCCCAACCATGGTGGAACACATGGTATTCATGGGCATTCTATATCTGTATATTAGGCACCATTGTATATTTTGGATGGAATCTTTATCACGACCGTCTGCAGCGCAAATATTTTGATGAAAAGATTAACTTCTTTGTTAATACCGCCCATGACATACGTACACCGTTAAGTCTTGTGCTTGCGCCACTTGGAGATATAGCAGAAGATAAAAATTTGAGTGAAGAAAGTCGTAATTTCTTGGAGATAGCACGAAATAACGGTAAGAAATTGCTGAATATGATAACGCAATTGTTAGACTTTCAGAAGTCTGATCGTTCAGAAACACCTATTTATGTAAATAAGATTGATCTGAAAGTACTACTTGAGGCACAAATGGATAAATTTCGCTTGATAGCCAACCAGAAACACATTGATTTCTCATTAGCAATTTGTTCTGAAAGTCTTTTTGTATGGTTAGATGTATCAATGGCAGACAAAATATTCGAAAATTTACTTTCGAATGCCTTTAAGTACACCCACGAAGGCGATAAAATCAAACTGGAGGCATGGGAGGATGACAATTACATACATATAAAAGTATCAGATACAGGTATAGGTATACCCAAATATGCCCAAAAACATATATTCCAGAACTTTTACCGTGCAGATAACGCAATAAATTCAAAAGAAACAGGTAGCGGATTAGGTTTGATGCTCACCAAACGTCTTGTAAATAAGTTGAAGGGTAAACTTTCATTTGAGAGTGAAGAGGGTAATGGTACATCATTCTTCTTGACATTCCATAAAGGGTATAACCATTTTTCAAAGTCGGTAAGTGCAGTAGAGTCACCAATAGATACCAATAATATAGTAGTAGCTCCCGAAACTATCGATGATGGGCACAATATAAAACCGTCTGCCGACAAAGACACCGTACTCTTTGTAGACGACAACGATGAGTTAAGGCGATATATCCGTATCTCATTCAGCGGATATTATAATATAGTAGATGTACCAAGTGCCGAAGACGCATTGCTATACTTGAAAGACGGCTTATGTGATATAGTAATTTCAGACATAATGATGCCTGGGATGAATGGCGATGAACTGTGCAAGACAATAAAAGAGAACGAAGATATGTCATGGTTGCCGGTTATACTTCTCACTGCAAAATCGGGCCGTAATTTTATGATAGACGGATTAGGACTTGGTGCCGACGATTATATTACCAAACCCTTTGATACCGTAATACTAAGAAGCAAAATAGACAGTATGCTGCAAAACCGCCGCCGACTTGGCAAGTACTATTTAAAACATTCAGTAGAACTCGCAAGAACAGCAGATGGCGAAGTAACAGATATGTCGGATGATAATGACATAAGCGAATCACAACAGATAAATGAATGCGATCGTGAGTTTGTGGATAAAGCAACACGCATAGTACTAGAAAATATTTCGGATACAGCTTTTAATATTGATAAGCTGTGTTGTGAAATGGCCATGAGCCGTACTCTATTCTATGGCAAATTGAAGGCATTGACATCACAACCTCCACAAGACTTTATACGACTTATACG
- a CDS encoding integrase core domain-containing protein: protein MTQDYKPTDNAIAERVNGIIKQEWIYRMKRPKNMDGAMHILKDIIYFYNNKRPHMSNMMKTPAEKRRNYVGC, encoded by the coding sequence ATGACTCAGGATTACAAGCCAACAGACAATGCTATTGCAGAACGTGTCAATGGCATCATAAAGCAGGAATGGATTTATCGTATGAAAAGGCCCAAGAACATGGACGGGGCCATGCATATATTAAAAGATATCATATACTTCTATAACAATAAGAGGCCACATATGAGTAACATGATGAAGACACCGGCAGAGAAAAGGAGAAATTATGTTGGGTGTTAA
- a CDS encoding transposase: MEKKKKKREYRSYSKEFKLHVLKDKYEYDLSYQFTARKYDILSPHTLTLWEKEFPLDDNTVVMTIFHYSNLLMPI; the protein is encoded by the coding sequence ATGGAAAAGAAGAAGAAAAAACGTGAATATCGTAGCTATTCGAAAGAATTCAAGCTGCATGTATTAAAAGACAAGTATGAGTATGATTTGTCCTATCAATTTACTGCGCGTAAATATGATATATTATCTCCTCATACATTAACTTTATGGGAAAAAGAGTTTCCTTTAGATGATAATACTGTTGTAATGACTATATTTCATTACTCAAATCTGTTAATGCCAATATAA